The region TAAGTGCATGATCACTATTCAATTGATTTAGGCTAGTAAAGTTAGGCAATGAGTAACCCTCAATCCAAGAAATTAAATGCCCTAAGGCAACCATCTTCGACTTTAGAGAATGCAAAAGTCTTGATTATAAGGTTGCCTTGCAACCCAATATTTCCAATAGGACCAATCTATTTAGCTGATCACCTCCATAAATGCTTTCCAACACTACCTATAAAAATTCTTGATCTTGCAGCCTTACCAAGTATTGATGTTGAAAGAGTTTTAATATCTAATATCAATAGTTTTCAGCCTACTCTTCTAGTTTTTTCTTGGAGAGATATACAAATTTATGCACCTGTTGATGGGCGAGGGGGCAATCCTCTTCAACATTCTTTTGAAGCATTTTATGCACAAAATCCACTAAAAAAAATAAGAGGTGCAATTGGCGGCTTGCGTTTGATGAAAAGTCATTATGGAGAACTCTGGCGCAATCAACGTTTAATAAAAAAAGGAGTTGAGCAAGCCAAAATTTATTTCAAAAATGCAATGGCTTTAGTTGGTGGTGGAGCTGTAAGTGTTTTTTATGAGCAACTTGGTAAATCTCTCCCCAAAGGAACCATTATTTCTATTGGAGAAGGAGAGCCTTTGTTAGAGAAATTGCTTTTGGGCAAGAGTATTAACGAAGAAAGATGTTTTATTGTTGGTAAAACTCCTAGATCAGGATTAATACATGAGCAACCAAAAAGTGCTATTAAAACTGCCTGTGATTATTCATACATTGCCTCTATTTGGCCTCAATTGAACTGGTATCTTGATGGAGGCGACTTTTATATAGGTGTTCAAACTAAGAGAGGTTGTCCACATAATTGTTGCTATTGTGTTTATACAGTAGTCGAGGGTAAACAAGTCAGAGTAAACCCTGTCGAAGAAGTTATTAGTG is a window of Prochlorococcus marinus subsp. marinus str. CCMP1375 DNA encoding:
- a CDS encoding photosystem II high light acclimation radical SAM protein, producing the protein MSNPQSKKLNALRQPSSTLENAKVLIIRLPCNPIFPIGPIYLADHLHKCFPTLPIKILDLAALPSIDVERVLISNINSFQPTLLVFSWRDIQIYAPVDGRGGNPLQHSFEAFYAQNPLKKIRGAIGGLRLMKSHYGELWRNQRLIKKGVEQAKIYFKNAMALVGGGAVSVFYEQLGKSLPKGTIISIGEGEPLLEKLLLGKSINEERCFIVGKTPRSGLIHEQPKSAIKTACDYSYIASIWPQLNWYLDGGDFYIGVQTKRGCPHNCCYCVYTVVEGKQVRVNPVEEVISEIRQLYKLGVRNIWFTDAQFIPAKRYIEDAKELLKAIKKEKMDGIRWAAYIRADNLDAELAKLMVETGMSYFEIGITSGSQELVRKMRMGYNLRTVIENCILLANAGFKDHVSVNYSFNVIDERPETIRQTIAYHRELERIFGVKKVEPAIFFIGLQPHTHLEQYGFDKGLLKPGYNPMSMMPWTARKLLWNPEPMGKTFGRICLEAFDSCPNDFGRTVMNLLERDYGVAPLAEALRAPLEGRSAIAKAVR